A region of Corynebacterium glucuronolyticum DSM 44120 DNA encodes the following proteins:
- the miaB gene encoding tRNA (N6-isopentenyl adenosine(37)-C2)-methylthiotransferase MiaB — protein sequence MVCDAKSSNRLLFTSARPVRPKKPRTIQCCAVTASIPKTYQVRTFGCQMNVHDSERLSGLLESAGYVAYEGEDPLVAGDHTVVPDLIVFNTCAVRENAAQRLYGTLGQLLGVKEDHPTMQIAVGGCQAQNDGKKIIEKAPWVDVVFGTHNLGSLPALLDRASHNKRAEVEIKDALEDFPSVLPAKRESAYSGWVSISVGCNNTCTFCIVPHLRGKELDRRPGDILAEVRALVEQGVEEVTLLGQNVNAYGVNFADPSVERDRSAFSKLLRACGEIDGLERLRFTSPHPAEFTSDVIDAMVDTPNICPQLHMPLQSGSDQVLKRMRRSYRTKKFLSILDEVREKIPHAAITTDIIVGFPGETEEDFQKTLDVVERARFTSAFTFQYSPRPGTPAASYEDQVPKEVVQERFERLQALQERICAEENACFVGQEVELLVQEHQSKKGTENHRLSGRARDGRLVHFAPSTGEGIRPGDFVIVTVTESKPHYLIADSGVHSHRRTKAGDHYEAGIIPTTAPNPREVGLGMPGIRSH from the coding sequence ATGGTGTGCGACGCCAAAAGCAGCAATCGCCTTTTATTCACCAGCGCACGGCCGGTTAGGCCTAAGAAACCTCGTACCATACAATGTTGTGCCGTGACTGCCTCGATACCTAAGACCTACCAAGTGCGCACCTTTGGCTGCCAAATGAACGTACACGATTCCGAACGGTTATCCGGGCTCTTGGAGAGCGCCGGCTACGTTGCGTATGAGGGCGAGGATCCACTGGTCGCTGGAGATCACACAGTCGTACCGGATCTCATTGTCTTCAACACCTGCGCCGTACGCGAAAACGCGGCCCAGCGGCTGTACGGCACCCTGGGACAGCTCCTCGGAGTCAAAGAGGACCACCCCACGATGCAGATCGCCGTTGGTGGGTGCCAGGCACAAAACGACGGCAAAAAAATCATAGAAAAGGCGCCATGGGTGGATGTTGTCTTCGGCACCCACAACCTTGGATCCCTGCCGGCACTGCTCGATCGAGCATCCCACAACAAACGCGCGGAAGTGGAAATTAAGGACGCGCTGGAGGACTTCCCCTCCGTGCTGCCCGCAAAGCGTGAATCCGCCTATTCCGGTTGGGTGAGTATCTCAGTCGGATGCAATAACACGTGCACGTTTTGCATCGTCCCGCATCTGCGAGGCAAAGAACTCGATCGTCGCCCCGGCGACATCCTGGCGGAAGTACGGGCGCTTGTCGAGCAGGGAGTGGAAGAAGTCACCCTTCTCGGCCAGAACGTCAACGCCTACGGCGTGAACTTTGCCGACCCCAGCGTCGAGCGGGACCGGAGCGCCTTCTCCAAGCTGCTGCGTGCCTGTGGCGAAATCGACGGCCTGGAGAGGCTTCGTTTCACATCACCCCACCCTGCAGAATTCACCAGTGATGTCATCGATGCCATGGTAGATACCCCGAATATTTGCCCACAGCTGCACATGCCTTTGCAGTCAGGGTCGGACCAGGTGCTTAAGCGGATGCGCCGTAGCTACCGGACAAAGAAATTCCTTTCGATTCTCGACGAAGTGCGGGAAAAGATCCCCCACGCAGCCATCACTACCGACATTATCGTGGGCTTCCCCGGTGAAACAGAGGAAGACTTCCAAAAGACCCTCGATGTCGTCGAACGTGCGCGCTTCACCAGCGCATTCACCTTCCAATACAGCCCCAGGCCTGGGACACCTGCGGCTTCATACGAAGACCAAGTACCCAAGGAGGTCGTCCAGGAGCGCTTCGAGAGGCTTCAAGCCTTGCAGGAACGCATCTGCGCCGAGGAAAACGCTTGCTTCGTTGGTCAAGAGGTAGAACTCCTCGTCCAAGAGCACCAATCAAAGAAGGGGACGGAGAATCATCGCCTGTCTGGGCGCGCTCGCGACGGGCGCCTCGTCCACTTTGCTCCCAGCACGGGGGAGGGAATCCGTCCCGGCGACTTTGTTATCGTCACCGTTACCGAATCCAAGCCCCATTACCTCATCGCCGATTCCGGCGTTCATAGCCACCGCCGCACCAAGGCGGGAGACCACTATGAGGCTGGCATTATCCCCACTACGGCCCCGAATCCCCGTGAGGTCGGCCTGGGAATGCCTGGAATTCGGTCCCACTGA
- the ndhC gene encoding NADH-quinone oxidoreductase subunit A, producing MNYYVPILALVAIAAIFVAVMIVVSIVLGPHRHNNAKYDVYECGVEAVERPADGGKMSLKYFTIAMMFIIFDVETIFLFPFAVSFGLMGWFMVIEIILFVLTLLTAYIYVWRRGGLTWE from the coding sequence GTGAATTATTACGTTCCCATCCTTGCGCTCGTCGCCATCGCGGCAATCTTCGTCGCCGTGATGATCGTGGTGTCCATCGTCTTAGGCCCGCACCGGCACAACAACGCCAAGTATGACGTGTACGAGTGCGGTGTGGAAGCTGTAGAACGCCCCGCCGACGGTGGCAAGATGTCGTTGAAGTACTTCACCATCGCCATGATGTTCATCATCTTCGATGTGGAGACCATCTTCCTCTTCCCCTTCGCCGTGAGCTTTGGGCTCATGGGGTGGTTCATGGTGATTGAAATCATCCTGTTCGTGCTCACCCTCCTCACCGCCTACATCTATGTATGGCGTCGCGGGGGGCTCACCTGGGAATAG
- a CDS encoding NADH-quinone oxidoreductase subunit B: MGIEDNLKGGYLTTTTEWLFGLTREWSVWPATFGLACCAFEMMSYAGPRYDSSRWGQEVFRASPRQADLLIVSGRVSQKMAPIMRRVYDQMPDPKWVIAMGACSSSGGIFNNYAIVQGADHIVPVDVYVPGCPPRPEMLIDASFKLRAIIAKQTKVGDANTIEDERRKEEAALAGEIRQAPEKLIKMKK; this comes from the coding sequence ATGGGAATTGAAGACAACCTTAAAGGCGGTTATCTCACAACGACCACCGAGTGGCTCTTTGGTCTTACTCGCGAGTGGTCAGTGTGGCCCGCCACCTTCGGCCTCGCGTGCTGCGCATTCGAAATGATGAGCTACGCGGGGCCCCGTTACGATTCGTCTCGCTGGGGCCAGGAGGTCTTCCGCGCCTCCCCTCGGCAGGCGGATTTGCTTATCGTCTCAGGCCGCGTGAGCCAGAAGATGGCGCCGATCATGCGACGTGTCTACGACCAGATGCCGGATCCGAAGTGGGTCATCGCCATGGGCGCATGCTCCTCCTCCGGTGGCATCTTCAATAACTACGCCATCGTCCAGGGTGCGGACCACATCGTCCCCGTCGATGTTTACGTCCCCGGCTGCCCTCCGCGCCCGGAAATGCTTATCGACGCTTCGTTCAAGCTTCGTGCCATCATCGCCAAGCAGACCAAGGTCGGCGATGCGAACACGATCGAGGACGAGCGTCGCAAGGAAGAAGCGGCCCTTGCAGGAGAAATCCGGCAGGCCCCCGAGAAACTCATCAAGATGAAGAAGTAG
- a CDS encoding NADH-quinone oxidoreductase subunit C, with amino-acid sequence MTENQANPLHPSTEEQQEIVRDNSHAVFGSRRGMWVDGTGDVSGFSKIVRLPDRIVADDDPTANPLAARLFELVPELRDAPAVSGGDQLTIYVPREHLLAAAHALRDDQELRCETCSSVSGVHYPQDTDAELHAVYHFYSFTHNHRVRFEVVCPVNDPHIPSLTGIYPGVNFHERETWDMFGIIFDGHPSLTRILMPDDWSGHPQRKDYKLGGVPVEFSDTDVPPVEDRRRYR; translated from the coding sequence GTGACTGAAAACCAAGCAAACCCGCTTCACCCATCCACGGAGGAGCAACAGGAGATCGTTCGCGATAATTCGCACGCAGTCTTCGGTTCCCGTCGTGGTATGTGGGTGGATGGTACCGGCGATGTGTCCGGCTTTTCCAAGATCGTGCGCCTGCCAGACCGGATTGTCGCCGACGATGATCCGACCGCGAACCCACTGGCAGCTCGGCTCTTCGAGCTCGTCCCTGAGCTTCGTGATGCCCCTGCTGTCTCTGGTGGAGACCAGCTGACCATTTATGTGCCCCGCGAGCACCTGCTGGCGGCAGCCCACGCGCTGCGCGATGACCAAGAACTACGGTGCGAGACGTGTTCCTCAGTTTCCGGTGTGCATTACCCGCAGGACACGGATGCCGAGCTGCACGCGGTGTACCACTTTTATTCGTTCACGCACAACCACCGCGTGCGCTTCGAGGTCGTCTGCCCCGTCAACGATCCGCATATTCCCTCCCTCACCGGTATCTACCCCGGTGTGAACTTCCACGAGAGGGAGACATGGGACATGTTCGGCATCATCTTCGACGGCCATCCCTCTCTCACGCGCATTCTCATGCCGGATGATTGGTCCGGCCACCCGCAGAGAAAAGACTACAAGCTCGGCGGTGTGCCAGTGGAGTTCTCCGATACTGACGTGCCACCGGTTGAGGACAGAAGGAGGTACCGCTAG
- a CDS encoding NADH-quinone oxidoreductase subunit D — protein sequence MTTGYSAPAGSTALSPEQEFSDPSIPQYSAEGGDWQQIVEAQHRDRADRMIINMGPAHPSTHGVMRLCLEMDGDIVTNLRPAIGYLHTGIEKTAEYRTWTQGSALVTRMDYVAPMFNECVYSMAVEKVMGITDAIPERAQIIRVLCLELCRIASHLVALATGGNELGGTTLLTNGLRERERILDFFECISGLRMNHAYIRPGGVAGDLPEDGMKILDTCLDWLEKRMPDFSKMLNDNPVFKKRFVDVAYLDLTGCMALGITGPRLRAAGLQWDLRKAEPCLGYETYDFDVPVWDTCDAYGAYRVRLAEMFESLKIARQCRDRLAQTEGQPFMVKDPKIARPAYLKVYKDGQGNSYEHVKNIMGQDMESLIHHFKLVTEGFKVPAGQAYVELESPKGIIGCHVVSDGGTHPYRVHMRDPAFHAIQALPALCEGGTLSDVVVAISSIDPVLGGVDR from the coding sequence GTGACTACCGGATACTCGGCTCCAGCTGGATCGACTGCGCTGTCGCCCGAGCAGGAATTTTCTGACCCGTCGATCCCCCAGTACTCGGCTGAAGGCGGAGACTGGCAGCAGATCGTCGAGGCGCAGCACCGTGACCGCGCCGACAGGATGATCATCAACATGGGTCCGGCGCACCCCTCCACACACGGCGTTATGCGCCTGTGCCTGGAGATGGATGGTGATATTGTCACCAACCTCCGCCCGGCAATCGGCTACCTACACACGGGAATTGAAAAGACTGCCGAATACCGCACGTGGACGCAGGGTTCTGCCCTCGTCACGCGCATGGATTACGTCGCCCCGATGTTCAACGAGTGCGTTTACTCCATGGCTGTGGAAAAGGTCATGGGGATTACGGACGCCATCCCTGAGCGGGCACAGATCATTCGCGTTTTGTGCCTTGAGCTCTGCCGCATCGCCAGCCACCTCGTGGCGCTGGCAACCGGCGGTAACGAGCTGGGTGGCACGACGCTGCTCACCAACGGGCTCCGCGAGCGTGAGCGCATCCTCGACTTCTTCGAGTGCATCTCTGGACTGCGCATGAACCACGCGTACATCCGCCCCGGCGGTGTGGCTGGGGATCTGCCAGAAGACGGTATGAAGATCCTCGATACGTGCCTCGACTGGTTGGAAAAGCGGATGCCCGACTTTTCCAAGATGCTCAACGATAACCCCGTGTTCAAGAAGCGCTTCGTGGATGTCGCCTACCTTGACCTCACGGGCTGCATGGCTCTCGGGATCACCGGCCCACGCCTGCGCGCTGCCGGCCTGCAGTGGGACCTCCGCAAGGCGGAGCCGTGCCTCGGCTACGAAACATACGATTTCGACGTTCCTGTGTGGGACACCTGTGATGCCTACGGCGCATACCGCGTCCGCCTGGCGGAGATGTTTGAATCACTCAAGATCGCCCGCCAGTGTCGTGATCGTCTGGCACAGACCGAGGGCCAGCCATTCATGGTGAAGGACCCGAAGATCGCCCGCCCCGCCTACCTCAAGGTGTACAAGGACGGCCAAGGCAACAGCTACGAGCACGTCAAGAACATCATGGGCCAGGATATGGAGTCCCTCATTCACCACTTCAAGCTGGTGACCGAGGGATTCAAGGTGCCTGCCGGCCAGGCCTACGTGGAGCTCGAGTCCCCGAAGGGGATCATTGGCTGCCACGTCGTTTCCGATGGTGGCACCCACCCCTACCGCGTCCACATGCGCGACCCTGCGTTCCACGCCATCCAGGCGCTGCCCGCCCTGTGCGAGGGCGGAACGCTGTCGGATGTTGTCGTAGCAATCAGTTCCATCGACCCCGTTCTTGGAGGTGTAGACCGGTGA
- the nuoE gene encoding NADH-quinone oxidoreductase subunit NuoE, translating to MTDHTPHQHFEAHFSDDDRVDLADTTTNLTDADVADLKELAGRYPNPQSALLPMLHLVQSVDGKVSGEGVRRIASLLHMTEAQVIGVATFYSMYHTHEVGKHLVGVCTSALCATMGGDIIYDAVKRHLELDGEEDTTSDGMFTLERIECNAACDFAPILMLNWEYMDNMTPKKAIEILDKLRDGQEVSSTRGPKITSWRDNERVLAGFYDGRADEGPGAGPASLRGLELADGYTYDKTVGGADRD from the coding sequence GTGACCGACCACACGCCTCACCAGCACTTTGAGGCCCACTTCAGCGATGACGACCGCGTCGATCTCGCCGATACAACTACTAACCTGACCGACGCTGATGTCGCCGACCTGAAGGAACTGGCTGGGCGGTACCCTAACCCCCAGTCCGCGTTGCTCCCCATGTTGCACCTCGTGCAAAGCGTGGATGGCAAGGTATCCGGAGAAGGCGTGCGTCGCATCGCGTCGCTTCTGCACATGACGGAGGCGCAGGTCATCGGAGTGGCAACGTTCTACTCCATGTACCACACCCACGAGGTGGGAAAGCACCTCGTGGGTGTGTGCACATCCGCACTGTGCGCCACCATGGGTGGCGACATCATCTATGACGCAGTCAAGCGCCATCTGGAGCTCGACGGCGAAGAGGACACCACCAGCGATGGGATGTTCACCCTCGAACGCATCGAATGCAACGCAGCCTGCGACTTCGCCCCCATCCTCATGCTCAACTGGGAGTACATGGACAACATGACCCCCAAGAAGGCCATCGAGATCCTGGACAAGCTTCGCGACGGCCAAGAGGTCTCCTCCACCCGCGGCCCCAAGATCACTAGCTGGCGCGACAACGAACGCGTACTCGCCGGCTTCTACGATGGTCGCGCCGACGAGGGACCAGGCGCTGGCCCTGCTAGTCTCCGTGGCCTTGAGCTAGCGGATGGTTACACCTACGACAAGACGGTGGGAGGTGCTGACCGTGACTAA
- the nuoF gene encoding NADH-quinone oxidoreductase subunit NuoF, with protein sequence MTVTNETTDHVGVDKPQQLKITPILSANWGDPTPWKIESYEQRGGYQALRTALTMEPKELVDLILDSGLRGRGGAGFPVGRKWSFVPVDNPKPKYLVVNGDESEPGTCKDMPLLMATPHTLVEGAIISCLAFHSEHAFIYLRGEVVHIARRLQAAIQEAYRKGYAGENIMGSGKTVHIQVHSGAGAYICGEETALLDSLEGKRGHPRLRPPFPAVEGLYASPTVINNVESISSVPAIVRNGAEWYTQVGTEKSKGATIYSLSGHVTHPGQYEAPLGITLRELIDMAGGIREGHTLKYFTPGGSSTQMLTAEHLDVPLDYEALREAGSMLGTKALQIFDDTTSVVRTTTRFVEFYKHESCGKCTPCREGTWWLLQLLQRLERGEGKPGDVDKLISICDHIGGRSFCALADGAVACVTSAVANFREEFEAGYTTPAWELFPYEKSAIFSDKEMLS encoded by the coding sequence CTGACCGTGACTAACGAGACTACCGACCATGTGGGCGTCGACAAGCCACAGCAGCTGAAGATCACCCCGATCCTTTCTGCCAACTGGGGCGACCCCACGCCGTGGAAGATCGAAAGCTACGAGCAGCGCGGGGGCTACCAGGCCCTGCGTACCGCGCTGACCATGGAGCCGAAGGAGCTCGTGGATCTCATCCTCGATTCCGGGCTGCGTGGTCGTGGTGGTGCAGGCTTCCCCGTCGGCCGCAAGTGGTCGTTCGTCCCCGTGGATAACCCGAAGCCGAAATACCTCGTCGTCAACGGCGACGAGAGTGAGCCCGGCACGTGCAAGGACATGCCACTTCTCATGGCCACCCCGCACACGCTCGTGGAGGGTGCGATTATTTCGTGCCTCGCCTTCCACTCCGAGCATGCGTTCATTTACCTGCGTGGCGAGGTCGTACACATCGCCCGTCGCCTGCAGGCCGCGATCCAAGAGGCCTACCGCAAGGGGTACGCCGGCGAAAACATCATGGGATCCGGCAAGACCGTCCATATCCAGGTGCACTCCGGTGCCGGCGCCTACATCTGTGGCGAGGAAACCGCGCTTTTGGATTCCCTCGAGGGCAAGCGTGGCCACCCACGGCTGCGCCCGCCGTTCCCTGCAGTGGAGGGGTTGTACGCCTCCCCGACCGTGATCAACAACGTCGAATCCATTTCCTCCGTTCCCGCCATCGTGCGCAACGGCGCGGAGTGGTACACCCAGGTGGGCACCGAAAAGTCCAAGGGTGCCACCATCTACTCGCTGTCCGGTCACGTCACGCACCCCGGCCAGTACGAGGCACCGCTCGGCATCACACTGCGCGAACTCATCGACATGGCCGGTGGCATCCGCGAGGGCCACACCCTGAAGTACTTCACCCCGGGTGGCTCATCGACACAGATGCTCACCGCAGAACACCTCGATGTGCCCCTGGATTACGAAGCGCTGCGCGAAGCGGGCTCCATGCTCGGCACCAAGGCCCTGCAGATCTTCGACGACACCACCTCCGTCGTCCGCACCACCACCCGGTTCGTGGAATTCTACAAGCACGAATCCTGTGGCAAATGCACGCCGTGCCGCGAAGGCACGTGGTGGCTCCTCCAGCTCTTGCAGCGGCTCGAGCGCGGCGAGGGGAAGCCGGGCGATGTGGACAAGTTGATATCCATCTGCGACCACATCGGTGGCCGCAGCTTCTGTGCTCTTGCCGACGGTGCCGTCGCTTGCGTCACGAGCGCCGTAGCGAACTTCCGCGAGGAGTTCGAGGCCGGCTACACCACGCCCGCTTGGGAACTGTTCCCGTACGAAAAAAGCGCCATCTTTTCTGACAAGGAGATGCTGTCATGA
- the nuoG gene encoding NADH-quinone oxidoreductase subunit NuoG: protein MTDKVTDKKAEAAALDAVETVTLEIDGKKVTVPKGTVVIRAAEKLGIDVPRFCDHPGLEPIAACRQCMVDVPDAGNGRGFPKPQASCSLQAADGMVVKTQYTSELARESQKGIMELLLVNHPLDCPICDKGGECPLQNQAMSAGQGATRFDLEKREFPKPINLVSGVLLDRERCIMCTRCVRFQEQIAGDPCIAKAERGAEEQILADPASDAGSYFMGNTVQICPVGALTSSDYRFQARPFDLVSTDTTCEHCAVGCALRVDHRHGKITRRLAGEDMDVNQEWSCDKGRYGYRYGLQEFRLTTPLVRRDGELTEASWTEALQAAADGLSGARGATAVIAPSAATVENTAAYKAFAEKALATGSIDFRTDAATDEEQAFLAQHVAGKDGITFEDLNDASRVVLVAFDPEDEAGVFFLRLRDAHRRHGTQIVTVSSHVSIGAHKLGATHVAARPGEDAAALRGIDDLDSNTVILVGQRAARTPGLLTAVADVAQSTGARCAWVPAHAGDRGAVEAGLLPAEGGKNTPDILAAARNGEIRGLVLGEFDERDYTDQAGLFAAADAAFTVQLAHRRTALSEHADVVFPVALISQVNGHFMNWEGHWRGVRALDGVKVIAMSDRKVLINLARTLGTDLGLPSNRDFVAGLRANTPAVFAPTVPASAGTPGAPQSEGLLLDSWPELMGESEALAETTFVGSDHRRGHARISPTTADALGIHHCAGCGGHSSIELTVGDTTVVLPVTVWPTMLDDVVWVPSNAPATVTLPLAGTKRVRVTAAPEPSATGTRQDKETIGR from the coding sequence ATGACCGACAAGGTAACCGACAAAAAGGCTGAGGCAGCGGCTTTGGATGCCGTTGAGACAGTCACCTTGGAAATCGACGGCAAGAAGGTCACTGTCCCCAAGGGCACCGTGGTCATCCGCGCTGCGGAAAAGCTCGGCATCGATGTTCCCCGCTTCTGCGATCACCCAGGGCTTGAGCCCATCGCCGCGTGCCGCCAGTGCATGGTGGACGTTCCCGATGCCGGCAACGGCCGCGGGTTCCCCAAGCCGCAGGCATCCTGCTCACTGCAGGCCGCCGACGGCATGGTGGTGAAGACCCAGTACACCTCCGAGCTCGCGCGCGAATCTCAAAAGGGGATCATGGAGCTGCTTCTGGTCAACCACCCGCTTGATTGCCCTATCTGTGACAAGGGCGGGGAATGCCCGCTGCAGAACCAGGCGATGAGCGCCGGCCAAGGTGCCACGCGCTTTGACCTGGAAAAGAGGGAGTTCCCCAAGCCGATCAACCTCGTCTCCGGTGTTTTGCTCGACCGCGAGCGCTGCATCATGTGCACGCGCTGCGTACGGTTCCAGGAACAAATCGCCGGTGACCCGTGCATTGCCAAGGCGGAACGTGGTGCCGAGGAACAAATCCTCGCAGACCCCGCCTCCGATGCCGGCAGCTACTTCATGGGCAACACCGTGCAGATCTGCCCCGTCGGCGCACTCACCAGCTCCGATTACCGGTTCCAGGCACGCCCGTTCGACCTCGTGTCCACCGACACCACCTGCGAACACTGCGCCGTTGGCTGCGCGCTGCGCGTTGACCACCGGCACGGCAAGATCACGCGCCGCCTCGCCGGCGAGGACATGGATGTTAACCAGGAGTGGAGCTGCGATAAGGGCCGCTACGGCTACCGGTACGGGCTGCAGGAATTCCGCCTCACCACTCCCCTCGTTCGCCGCGATGGTGAGCTGACGGAGGCCTCCTGGACGGAAGCCCTGCAGGCTGCAGCCGACGGGCTCTCCGGTGCCCGTGGCGCGACAGCGGTCATCGCCCCCAGCGCTGCGACGGTAGAAAACACCGCCGCTTACAAAGCCTTCGCCGAGAAGGCGCTGGCAACTGGCTCCATCGACTTCCGCACGGACGCAGCGACGGACGAGGAGCAGGCGTTCCTCGCTCAGCACGTTGCGGGTAAGGACGGCATCACCTTCGAAGACCTGAACGATGCCTCCCGCGTCGTTCTCGTCGCCTTTGATCCAGAGGACGAAGCCGGCGTGTTCTTCTTGCGTCTGCGCGACGCGCACCGCAGGCACGGCACGCAGATCGTCACCGTGTCTTCCCACGTCTCGATCGGCGCGCACAAGCTTGGTGCCACCCACGTGGCAGCCCGGCCTGGCGAAGATGCTGCCGCGCTGCGCGGAATCGATGACCTCGACAGCAACACCGTGATCCTCGTTGGCCAGCGCGCCGCCCGCACTCCCGGTTTGCTCACCGCAGTGGCGGATGTTGCCCAGTCGACCGGTGCACGGTGCGCGTGGGTGCCCGCCCACGCCGGCGATCGCGGTGCCGTCGAGGCTGGCTTGCTGCCTGCTGAGGGTGGCAAGAACACACCCGACATCCTCGCAGCCGCCCGCAATGGCGAGATCCGCGGCCTTGTCCTCGGCGAATTCGACGAACGCGACTACACGGATCAGGCCGGCCTCTTCGCCGCCGCAGATGCCGCTTTCACGGTTCAGCTCGCCCACCGGCGTACCGCTCTTTCTGAGCACGCCGATGTCGTCTTCCCCGTGGCTCTCATCAGCCAGGTCAACGGCCACTTCATGAACTGGGAAGGTCACTGGCGTGGTGTCCGTGCCCTCGATGGCGTGAAGGTAATAGCTATGAGCGATCGGAAAGTCCTCATCAACCTCGCCCGCACGCTGGGCACAGACCTCGGGCTCCCCTCAAACCGGGACTTCGTGGCGGGGCTGCGCGCGAATACGCCCGCCGTGTTCGCGCCGACGGTCCCCGCTTCCGCGGGCACGCCTGGCGCCCCCCAGAGTGAAGGGCTGCTCCTTGACTCCTGGCCGGAGCTGATGGGTGAGTCAGAAGCCTTGGCAGAGACGACATTCGTGGGCTCGGATCACCGCCGCGGGCACGCTCGGATCAGCCCCACGACTGCGGATGCCCTCGGCATCCACCACTGCGCAGGCTGCGGTGGACACTCCTCTATCGAGCTGACAGTGGGCGACACGACGGTCGTCCTCCCCGTCACCGTCTGGCCCACAATGCTTGACGACGTTGTGTGGGTGCCCTCCAACGCACCTGCCACCGTCACGCTCCCCCTCGCGGGGACGAAGCGGGTCCGCGTGACAGCCGCACCGGAGCCGAGCGCCACCGGCACCCGGCAGGATAAAGAAACGATTGGAAGGTAA
- the nuoH gene encoding NADH-quinone oxidoreductase subunit NuoH, translating into MIENEIGLWGDPWWLILIKAIIFFALPLLMAIVTVWYERRLLAFMQSRLGPNMAGPIGLLQPMSDGVKTIFKEDFMPKGVDKFVFTLAPFITGTAAFTTWSVLPLGGRVSIFGHETQLQNGDLPVAVLFILAVAGLGTYGLVLAGWSSTSRYSLLGGLRAAAQMISYEISMGLAVVAVVLVAGTMSTLGIVEAQSETLTLFGWESPLPAWNFLILMPAFLIFCVTMLAEANRAPFDMPECESELVGGYGTDYSGFRFAMFYLGEYMNMGTLSAICATLFLGGFHAPWPLNGTALDGGWWGIMWFIIKVAIMLFFFIWVRATVPRYRYDQLMDVGWKTLLPLALGFLMVEAIYLKARQLSVPDSFLRDDATLIGLVIVFLIVAYVVLAVQRQATERKLATPYRVRNIAELDPTIFPLPELDGKKFGATNGDYDTAALTTSARKKELS; encoded by the coding sequence GTGATTGAAAACGAAATCGGGCTATGGGGCGACCCATGGTGGCTGATTTTGATCAAAGCCATCATATTTTTTGCCCTGCCGCTCCTCATGGCCATCGTCACCGTGTGGTACGAACGTCGTCTTCTGGCGTTCATGCAGAGCCGCCTCGGCCCCAACATGGCCGGCCCCATCGGCCTTCTACAGCCGATGTCCGACGGTGTGAAGACCATCTTCAAGGAAGATTTCATGCCGAAGGGTGTGGACAAGTTCGTCTTCACGCTCGCTCCGTTTATTACCGGCACCGCCGCGTTCACGACGTGGTCGGTTCTGCCGCTGGGCGGTCGAGTCAGCATCTTCGGCCACGAAACGCAACTGCAAAACGGTGACCTTCCCGTCGCCGTACTGTTCATCCTCGCCGTGGCCGGTCTCGGCACGTACGGCTTGGTTCTGGCGGGCTGGTCCTCAACATCGCGCTACTCGCTGCTTGGCGGCCTGCGTGCTGCGGCCCAGATGATCTCCTACGAAATCTCCATGGGGTTGGCCGTTGTCGCCGTCGTCCTCGTTGCAGGAACGATGAGCACGCTGGGCATCGTCGAGGCGCAGAGCGAGACGCTCACCTTGTTCGGCTGGGAGTCCCCACTGCCTGCATGGAACTTCCTCATCCTCATGCCCGCCTTCCTGATCTTCTGCGTCACCATGTTGGCAGAGGCTAACCGCGCCCCCTTCGACATGCCCGAGTGTGAGTCCGAGCTCGTCGGTGGCTACGGCACCGACTACTCCGGCTTCCGCTTCGCAATGTTCTACCTCGGCGAGTACATGAACATGGGAACGCTGAGCGCCATCTGCGCGACGCTGTTCCTCGGCGGTTTCCACGCCCCGTGGCCGCTCAACGGAACGGCACTCGACGGTGGCTGGTGGGGCATCATGTGGTTCATCATCAAAGTGGCCATCATGCTGTTCTTCTTCATCTGGGTGCGCGCCACGGTGCCTCGCTACCGCTACGACCAGCTGATGGACGTGGGCTGGAAGACGCTGCTGCCGCTTGCCCTCGGGTTCCTCATGGTGGAGGCTATCTACCTGAAGGCTCGCCAGCTGTCCGTGCCGGACTCGTTCCTGCGCGACGATGCGACGCTTATCGGTTTGGTTATCGTCTTCCTCATCGTCGCCTACGTCGTCCTCGCGGTGCAGCGCCAGGCAACGGAGCGCAAGCTCGCCACCCCGTACCGTGTCCGCAACATCGCAGAGCTGGATCCCACGATCTTCCCACTGCCCGAACTGGACGGCAAGAAGTTCGGAGCCACCAACGGTGACTACGACACCGCGGCCCTGACCACATCCGCGCGAAAGAAGGAATTGTCATGA